One Mycobacterium sp. SMC-4 DNA window includes the following coding sequences:
- a CDS encoding type IV toxin-antitoxin system AbiEi family antitoxin, whose product MEGPFRGSEALATGAVTRHALRTRFVAIHKDVYVRKGTQPTALNRAKACWLRSRGHGVLAGFSAAAVHGAKWIDPNVPATVIDNNRRRTPGVLTWAAVLAEDEVCTVDGMRVTTPARTAIDLARRYPLDTAITAVDALARATRLSVEAIADAAVRYPGRHGVPRVREVLSFVDPGAESPQETWLRLVVVRAGYPKPRTQLPVLNEYGALVGTVDLGWIEHKIALEYEGKQHRLSAAQFAKDIRRYDEMIDLDWTVIRVTSLDSEATVRLRLADAWISRVRRVG is encoded by the coding sequence ATGGAGGGTCCGTTCCGCGGCAGTGAAGCGCTCGCTACCGGCGCGGTGACGCGTCACGCGTTGCGCACCCGGTTCGTCGCGATCCACAAAGACGTCTACGTACGTAAGGGCACGCAACCGACGGCTCTCAATCGCGCCAAGGCATGCTGGCTCCGTTCACGCGGTCACGGTGTGCTGGCCGGCTTTTCCGCGGCCGCCGTACACGGCGCCAAGTGGATCGACCCGAATGTGCCGGCCACTGTCATCGACAACAACCGCAGACGCACGCCCGGTGTGCTCACATGGGCCGCCGTCCTCGCCGAGGACGAGGTCTGCACCGTCGACGGTATGCGCGTGACGACACCTGCACGCACCGCGATCGACCTTGCCCGTCGGTATCCGCTCGACACGGCGATCACCGCCGTCGACGCACTCGCGCGGGCGACCCGGCTGAGTGTGGAGGCTATCGCAGACGCCGCAGTTCGGTATCCCGGCCGCCATGGCGTGCCCCGCGTGCGCGAGGTGCTGAGCTTCGTCGATCCCGGTGCGGAATCACCGCAGGAAACCTGGCTGCGGCTTGTCGTCGTGCGTGCCGGGTACCCGAAGCCTCGCACCCAGCTACCCGTGCTGAACGAATACGGAGCTCTCGTCGGCACAGTCGATCTCGGATGGATCGAGCACAAGATCGCGCTGGAGTACGAGGGCAAGCAGCATCGGCTCAGCGCTGCCCAGTTCGCGAAGGACATCCGCCGCTACGACGAGATGATCGACCTCGACTGGACCGTGATCCGCGTGACCTCCCTCGACAGCGAAGCCACGGTGCGTCTGCGGCTCGCTGATGCGTGGATCAGTCGGGTGCGGCGCGTCGGCTAA
- a CDS encoding tyrosine-protein phosphatase, with product MAAPGSELSGAWNFRDVSEQTGIAPGHFYRASELSKLDDAGRAALVSYGVTDVADLRTLRELERHGPGLVPAGVDIHHLPFVETTAADDEAPHEHAFQRMMTEKPADESVADAAARYMTEEYGRIAAAPLAQKAVYRVATLLGSQRRVLAHCFAGKDRTGFTIAVVLEAAGVDRDAVMADYLRSNAAVPQLRESILATIRARAAEAPEIVELAEARLTESVLGVREEYLNAARRTIDEQFGSLRGYLEASGVTDDELARLRKALHG from the coding sequence GTGGCCGCGCCGGGTAGCGAGTTGTCGGGGGCGTGGAACTTCCGCGACGTCTCCGAGCAGACCGGGATCGCACCCGGGCACTTCTACCGCGCCAGCGAGCTCTCCAAGCTCGACGACGCCGGCCGCGCTGCGCTGGTCAGTTACGGCGTGACCGACGTCGCCGATCTGCGCACATTGCGCGAACTGGAGCGACACGGCCCGGGCTTGGTGCCGGCGGGCGTCGACATCCACCACCTGCCGTTCGTCGAGACCACCGCTGCCGATGACGAAGCGCCGCACGAGCATGCGTTCCAGCGGATGATGACCGAGAAGCCCGCCGATGAATCCGTCGCCGACGCCGCAGCGCGCTATATGACCGAGGAGTACGGGCGCATCGCCGCCGCGCCGCTGGCGCAGAAGGCGGTGTATCGGGTGGCCACGCTGCTGGGCTCGCAGCGGCGGGTGCTGGCGCACTGCTTCGCCGGCAAGGACCGCACCGGGTTCACCATCGCCGTCGTGCTGGAGGCCGCCGGCGTCGACCGTGACGCGGTGATGGCCGACTACCTACGCAGCAACGCCGCGGTGCCCCAGCTGCGGGAGAGCATCCTGGCCACGATCCGGGCACGTGCCGCCGAGGCGCCGGAGATCGTCGAGCTGGCCGAGGCGCGGCTGACCGAATCGGTGCTGGGTGTCCGCGAGGAGTATCTGAACGCGGCTCGGCGCACCATCGACGAGCAATTCGGTTCGCTGCGTGGCTATCTGGAAGCGTCCGGGGTGACCGACGACGAGCTGGCACGATTGCGCAAGGCCCTGCACGGCTGA
- a CDS encoding acyl-CoA dehydrogenase family protein, whose product MSAKAADYHQRLTEFMTEFVFPAEESYHSYREEKGPTDHTVPPVVEELKKLAKERGLWNLFLPAESGLTNLEYAPLAELTGWSMEIAPEATNCAAPDTGNMETLHLFATEAQRKQWLEPLLAGEIRSAFAMTEPAVASSDARNIETTMLRDGDDYVINGRKWWITGAADPRCKILIVMGRTNPDAASHQQQSMILVPTDTPGVDIQRSLPVFGWQDQHGHCEIVFDNVRVPASNLLDEEGSGFAIAQARLGPGRIHHCMRAIGAAERALALMVDRVQKRVAFGKPLSEQGVVRESIAKSRNEIEQTRLLCHKAAWTIDQHGNKSKDAQLLVAQIKAVAPQMACDVIDRAIQVHGGAGVSDDVPLARLYSWHRAMRLFDGPDEVHMRTIARAELGREKSALERAVTG is encoded by the coding sequence ATGTCAGCCAAGGCAGCCGACTATCACCAGCGGTTGACCGAATTCATGACCGAGTTCGTGTTCCCGGCCGAGGAGTCCTACCACTCGTACCGCGAGGAAAAGGGGCCCACGGACCACACGGTGCCACCGGTGGTCGAGGAGCTGAAGAAGCTCGCCAAAGAGCGCGGGCTGTGGAATCTGTTCCTGCCCGCAGAATCCGGACTGACGAACCTGGAGTACGCACCGCTGGCCGAGCTGACCGGCTGGAGCATGGAGATCGCCCCCGAGGCCACCAACTGTGCCGCCCCCGACACCGGCAACATGGAGACCCTGCACCTGTTCGCCACCGAAGCTCAGCGCAAGCAGTGGCTCGAGCCGTTGCTGGCCGGGGAGATTCGCAGCGCGTTCGCGATGACCGAGCCCGCGGTCGCGTCCAGCGATGCCCGAAACATCGAGACGACCATGCTGCGCGACGGTGACGACTACGTCATCAACGGCCGCAAGTGGTGGATCACCGGTGCCGCCGACCCGCGTTGCAAGATCCTGATCGTGATGGGCCGCACCAATCCCGATGCGGCCAGCCACCAGCAGCAGTCCATGATCCTGGTGCCCACCGATACCCCCGGGGTCGACATCCAGCGCTCGCTGCCGGTGTTCGGCTGGCAGGACCAGCATGGCCACTGCGAGATCGTGTTCGACAACGTGCGGGTGCCGGCGTCGAATCTGCTCGACGAGGAAGGGTCCGGCTTCGCGATCGCCCAAGCGCGGCTGGGCCCGGGCCGTATCCACCACTGCATGCGGGCGATCGGTGCGGCCGAGCGGGCGCTGGCGTTGATGGTCGACCGCGTGCAGAAGCGAGTCGCGTTCGGCAAGCCACTCTCCGAGCAGGGCGTGGTGCGCGAGTCGATTGCCAAGTCGCGCAACGAGATCGAGCAGACTCGTTTGCTCTGCCACAAGGCGGCCTGGACCATCGACCAGCACGGCAACAAGAGCAAGGACGCGCAGCTGCTGGTCGCGCAGATCAAGGCCGTCGCACCGCAGATGGCCTGCGACGTTATCGACCGTGCGATCCAGGTGCACGGTGGCGCCGGGGTGTCCGACGACGTCCCGCTGGCCCGGCTCTACAGCTGGCATCGGGCGATGCGGTTGTTCGACGGGCCCGACGAGGTGCACATGCGCACCATCGCCCGTGCCGAGCTCGGTCGGGAGAAATCGGCTCTGGAACGCGCGGTGACCGGCTAG
- a CDS encoding cytochrome P450 encodes MSRPAPRLTGIEAALTLADLGLPSIAAGAIARRRSVTGLLDRWQADARGVARLHKLRERYGRGPVEVAVPGRHIVVPLDPADVGTVLDRAPSPFHPASWEKRHALEQFQPRGVLVSRGEIRRHRRAYNEAVLEIDAELHTLAEPMNRTIVRHAETFAKAVLAAEEFDSARFTVAWWRLVRRVVLGADAEDDDAITDDLWRLRKAGNWSFASLPHQRRRDRFFERLYGYAETPDPDSLLGALVRTPAHGAVDPVGQVPHWLFAFDAAGMASLRALALLTTHPEALARCEVDDPDSVAVRPFLRACVLESVRLWPTTPAILREVTTTTTWHEGTAEQVSVSPPASVLIPVPAFHRDPDLLDFADEFAPDIWLDGRARSHPQLVPFSAGPGECPGRNVVLFTTSSFLAAVLAQAHLTLESGQSLAPGRRLPATLNQFGLSFSARPRQDLGRPVAPLTAPPA; translated from the coding sequence ATGAGCCGTCCCGCCCCACGCCTGACCGGTATCGAGGCCGCGCTGACCCTCGCCGATCTCGGGTTGCCGTCGATCGCGGCCGGCGCCATCGCTCGACGCCGCTCGGTGACGGGACTGCTGGATCGGTGGCAAGCCGACGCCCGCGGTGTCGCTCGACTGCACAAGCTGCGGGAACGCTACGGCCGTGGCCCCGTCGAGGTCGCCGTCCCGGGCCGCCACATCGTGGTGCCGCTAGACCCGGCCGACGTCGGCACCGTCCTCGATCGGGCCCCGTCCCCGTTTCACCCCGCCAGCTGGGAGAAACGCCACGCCCTCGAACAATTCCAGCCCCGCGGCGTGCTGGTCTCCCGGGGGGAGATCCGCCGGCACCGGCGGGCCTACAACGAGGCCGTTCTCGAGATCGACGCCGAGCTGCACACCCTGGCCGAGCCGATGAACCGCACGATCGTGCGGCACGCCGAAACCTTCGCCAAAGCTGTACTGGCGGCCGAGGAGTTCGACTCGGCACGGTTCACCGTCGCCTGGTGGCGGCTGGTGCGCAGAGTCGTGCTCGGCGCCGATGCCGAGGACGACGACGCGATCACCGACGACCTGTGGCGGCTACGCAAAGCGGGCAACTGGTCCTTCGCGAGCCTGCCGCACCAACGCCGACGGGACCGCTTCTTCGAGCGGCTCTACGGCTACGCCGAGACCCCCGACCCGGACAGTCTGCTGGGCGCGCTGGTCCGGACCCCCGCGCACGGCGCCGTCGACCCAGTCGGCCAGGTACCGCACTGGCTGTTCGCCTTCGACGCCGCCGGCATGGCGTCGCTGCGGGCGCTGGCGTTGCTGACCACCCATCCCGAAGCGCTGGCACGCTGCGAAGTCGACGACCCGGACTCGGTGGCCGTGCGGCCGTTCTTGCGCGCTTGTGTGCTGGAGTCGGTCCGGCTGTGGCCGACCACGCCGGCCATCCTGCGCGAGGTCACGACCACGACCACCTGGCACGAGGGTACGGCCGAGCAGGTCAGCGTCTCCCCGCCGGCCTCGGTGTTGATCCCGGTGCCCGCGTTTCACCGTGACCCCGACCTGCTGGACTTCGCCGACGAGTTCGCCCCCGACATCTGGCTCGACGGCCGGGCCCGGAGCCATCCGCAGCTGGTGCCGTTCAGTGCCGGTCCCGGCGAATGCCCGGGACGCAACGTCGTGCTGTTCACGACCAGCAGTTTCCTGGCCGCGGTATTGGCCCAAGCGCATCTGACGCTGGAGTCGGGCCAGTCGCTGGCACCGGGGCGTCGGTTGCCGGCCACGTTGAACCAGTTCGGTCTGTCGTTCAGCGCGCGGCCGCGTCAAGACCTAGGCCGGCCGGTCGCGCCGTTGACTGCACCGCCGGCCTGA
- a CDS encoding phosphodiesterase produces the protein MTLSELTTLPLRAGAALRDKRVFHPTGVLCAGTVSRLAANGTGLPLVSGEVVGRLSKGVGTPGALPDFAGLAWRMPRDADGDQPWDVLTVSASARVVLRPVRTWPSAQYSTLMPLGYRGEVFWLRVRLRTPVASGGLSLDRLRGRLATGPLEFTVEQACGSGPFNNLAALTLDREICRDEPGCDQPFDPTVRSGTEVHLLPRWLTTVRRSAYRNSREGRGAQ, from the coding sequence GTGACCCTTTCGGAGTTGACCACGCTGCCGCTGCGCGCCGGCGCGGCGCTGCGCGACAAACGCGTCTTCCATCCCACCGGAGTGCTGTGCGCCGGCACTGTCAGCCGCCTCGCCGCGAACGGCACGGGTTTGCCCTTGGTGTCCGGTGAGGTCGTCGGGCGACTGTCCAAAGGCGTCGGGACGCCGGGCGCGCTGCCCGATTTCGCCGGTCTGGCCTGGCGGATGCCCCGCGACGCCGACGGGGACCAGCCGTGGGACGTGCTGACGGTGTCGGCATCGGCGCGCGTCGTGTTGCGTCCGGTGAGGACCTGGCCGTCGGCGCAGTACTCGACATTGATGCCGTTGGGTTACCGCGGCGAGGTCTTCTGGTTGCGGGTCCGGCTGCGCACCCCGGTTGCGAGCGGCGGTTTGTCACTCGACCGGCTGCGCGGCCGATTGGCCACCGGACCACTGGAGTTCACCGTCGAGCAGGCCTGCGGCAGCGGTCCGTTCAACAATCTGGCCGCGTTGACGCTCGACCGCGAGATCTGCCGCGACGAGCCGGGGTGTGACCAACCGTTCGACCCGACCGTACGCAGCGGCACCGAGGTGCATTTGCTGCCGCGCTGGCTGACGACGGTGCGCCGCTCGGCGTACCGCAACAGCCGCGAGGGGCGCGGAGCGCAATGA
- a CDS encoding FAD-dependent oxidoreductase: MPSLWTDGRVQIPVSAGAAEDVRRADAVVVGAGLTGLTTALLLARAGKKVVVLEARHVGACATGNTTGKVSVLQGSKLARIAGKHSTDVLRAYVTGNAEGRDWLLRYCDEHGLSVQREDDHAYAQSTKGLSTARDILDACRDAGLAEATWVDDADVPFPFRGGVRMPEQAQIDPVPVLTSLAAELERHGGTLLQGTRVTSVSGTGPVDVHARLATAPDDSRAAQLVVSAQHCILATGTPILDRGMFFARLEAQRSYCLAFDVPGQLTRSMYIAVDSPTRSVRYAPTATGEKLIVGGAGHPVGRSATPSQSVSELADWAREYYPGAAQTHFWSAQDYHPAAELPYVGPILPKQENVLVATGFDKWGMTNGVAAALALSARILGGRMDWAQAFASWSSHELTGVPTAIGANAKVGFHMARGWAKPLVPSGSPDDGQGTVRGVPWRLRAESVLDGAHRAVSPICPHLGGIVEWNDADQAWECPLHGSRFGPDGALLEGPATRGLAAKD, encoded by the coding sequence ATGCCGTCTCTGTGGACCGATGGACGCGTCCAGATCCCCGTCTCGGCCGGCGCGGCCGAGGATGTTCGCCGCGCCGACGCCGTCGTCGTCGGTGCCGGGCTGACCGGGCTGACCACCGCACTGTTACTGGCTCGCGCCGGTAAGAAGGTCGTCGTCCTGGAAGCCCGTCACGTCGGCGCCTGCGCGACCGGCAACACCACCGGCAAAGTCAGTGTGCTGCAAGGCAGCAAGCTGGCCCGGATCGCCGGCAAGCACAGCACCGACGTGCTGCGCGCCTACGTCACCGGCAACGCCGAGGGCCGTGACTGGCTGCTGCGCTACTGCGACGAGCACGGTCTGAGCGTTCAACGCGAAGACGACCACGCCTACGCACAGAGCACCAAGGGGCTGAGCACCGCGCGCGACATCCTCGACGCCTGCCGAGACGCCGGACTTGCCGAGGCGACGTGGGTCGACGACGCCGACGTACCGTTCCCGTTTCGCGGTGGTGTCCGGATGCCCGAGCAGGCCCAGATCGACCCGGTGCCGGTGCTGACCAGCCTGGCGGCCGAACTGGAACGCCACGGCGGCACCCTGCTGCAGGGCACACGGGTCACCTCGGTGTCGGGAACGGGACCGGTCGACGTGCACGCGCGGCTGGCCACCGCACCCGATGACTCCCGTGCAGCACAGCTGGTCGTCAGTGCGCAGCATTGCATATTGGCCACGGGCACACCGATTCTCGACCGCGGCATGTTCTTCGCCCGGCTGGAGGCGCAGCGCTCCTACTGCCTGGCCTTCGACGTCCCGGGACAGCTCACCCGGTCGATGTACATCGCGGTCGACTCGCCTACCCGCTCGGTGCGATACGCGCCGACGGCCACCGGGGAGAAGTTGATCGTCGGCGGCGCCGGACATCCGGTGGGCCGCTCGGCCACACCGAGCCAGAGCGTCAGTGAACTGGCCGACTGGGCCCGCGAGTACTACCCGGGTGCGGCGCAGACCCACTTCTGGTCCGCCCAGGACTACCACCCGGCCGCGGAGTTACCCTACGTCGGACCCATCCTGCCGAAGCAGGAAAACGTGCTGGTGGCAACAGGTTTCGACAAATGGGGGATGACCAACGGGGTGGCGGCAGCGTTGGCGCTGTCCGCGCGCATCCTGGGCGGGCGGATGGACTGGGCGCAGGCATTTGCCAGCTGGAGCTCCCACGAACTGACCGGCGTTCCCACCGCGATTGGGGCCAATGCCAAGGTCGGGTTCCACATGGCGCGAGGCTGGGCCAAACCACTGGTACCCAGTGGCAGCCCGGACGACGGGCAGGGCACGGTCCGGGGCGTGCCGTGGCGGCTGCGCGCCGAAAGCGTGCTCGACGGCGCCCACCGCGCGGTCTCCCCGATCTGTCCCCACCTCGGCGGCATCGTCGAGTGGAACGACGCCGACCAGGCCTGGGAATGCCCGCTGCACGGGTCGCGGTTCGGGCCCGACGGCGCGCTGCTGGAGGGGCCGGCCACCCGGGGATTGGCGGCCAAGGACTGA
- a CDS encoding helix-turn-helix transcriptional regulator, translating to MNKQMSSTGAPAPQNGELRFASTDLAATEDFLTQTYTKMSITADAGEQTQARIERRWAGSVSFDEVQLGFTMSYDAAPIKRICLCRVHEGRIEENYLDAPNDVFAPGDVTLLSPPDLPSSGRACAARYDLTMFDESLLARVATTGPGHRSGAVRLVGHRPVSADAEQQLNAAIEYVRSVAYADEPPSPLVASTTASLLAAAVLSALPNTAVTEPTAVDRNDATPLLLRRAMAYLDSHADRDIALTDIAEAIHVTPRALQYMFRRHLGLSPMAYLRKVRLAHAHRDLLRADPGTTSVQTVASRWGFPHTGRFAARYRRSYGRTPSETLRS from the coding sequence ATGAATAAACAGATGTCGTCGACCGGCGCGCCAGCGCCCCAGAATGGCGAACTGCGGTTCGCCAGTACCGACCTGGCTGCCACCGAGGATTTCCTCACTCAGACCTACACCAAGATGTCGATCACGGCGGATGCCGGCGAGCAGACTCAAGCCCGCATCGAGCGCCGGTGGGCCGGTTCGGTCAGCTTCGATGAGGTGCAGCTCGGCTTCACCATGTCCTACGACGCCGCCCCGATCAAGCGCATCTGCCTGTGCCGGGTGCACGAGGGCCGTATCGAAGAGAATTACCTCGACGCACCGAACGATGTGTTCGCGCCCGGTGACGTCACGCTGCTCTCCCCGCCCGACCTGCCCTCTTCCGGACGCGCCTGCGCGGCCCGATACGACCTGACGATGTTCGACGAGTCGCTGTTGGCGCGGGTCGCAACTACAGGACCCGGTCACCGGTCCGGCGCGGTGCGCCTGGTCGGGCACCGACCGGTGTCGGCCGACGCCGAACAGCAGCTCAACGCCGCCATCGAGTACGTCCGCTCGGTCGCCTATGCAGACGAGCCGCCGAGCCCGCTGGTGGCGTCGACGACGGCCTCCCTGCTGGCCGCTGCGGTGCTGTCGGCGCTGCCCAACACCGCAGTCACCGAGCCCACTGCGGTCGACCGCAATGACGCCACACCGCTACTGCTGCGCCGTGCAATGGCTTACCTCGACAGTCACGCCGACCGCGACATCGCGTTGACCGACATCGCCGAGGCCATTCATGTGACCCCACGCGCGCTGCAGTACATGTTCCGCCGGCATCTGGGCCTGTCGCCGATGGCCTACCTGCGCAAGGTCCGACTCGCGCACGCCCACCGAGATCTCCTGCGTGCCGACCCGGGAACCACCAGCGTGCAGACGGTGGCGTCGCGGTGGGGATTCCCGCACACCGGCCGCTTCGCGGCCAGGTACCGGCGCAGCTACGGTCGCACGCCGTCGGAAACGCTGCGCAGCTGA
- a CDS encoding response regulator transcription factor encodes MFRDGVVRALQSSGTIEVVAEADDGPAALAAIREHAPQVALLDYRMPGMDGAEVAATVRRDRLDTRVLLISAHDESAIVYRALQEGAVGFLPKESTRSELVTAVLDCAKGRDVIAPSLTAGLAGEIRRRAEPEPVLSPREREVLALIASGASIPAMAKELFLAPSTVKTHVQRLYDKLGVSDRAAAVAEAMRRKLLD; translated from the coding sequence ATGTTCCGCGACGGGGTGGTGCGTGCGCTGCAGTCCAGCGGAACCATCGAGGTGGTCGCCGAGGCCGACGACGGGCCGGCGGCGCTGGCGGCCATCCGGGAGCATGCCCCGCAGGTCGCTCTGCTCGACTACCGGATGCCCGGTATGGACGGTGCCGAGGTGGCCGCCACCGTGCGTCGCGACCGGCTGGACACCCGGGTGCTGTTGATCTCGGCACACGACGAATCGGCAATCGTCTACCGGGCGCTGCAGGAGGGGGCGGTGGGATTTCTGCCCAAGGAATCCACCCGCAGCGAACTGGTGACCGCGGTGCTGGACTGCGCGAAAGGCCGCGACGTCATCGCGCCGAGTCTGACCGCCGGACTGGCCGGGGAGATCCGGCGCCGCGCCGAACCCGAGCCGGTCCTGAGCCCGCGCGAACGTGAGGTGCTCGCCCTGATCGCCTCCGGCGCCAGCATCCCGGCGATGGCCAAGGAACTCTTTTTGGCGCCCTCGACGGTCAAGACCCATGTGCAGCGCCTCTACGACAAGCTCGGTGTCAGTGACCGGGCCGCCGCGGTCGCCGAGGCGATGCGACGCAAGCTCCTGGATTGA
- a CDS encoding sensor histidine kinase, producing the protein MRVSGLLRYLTEEPVRVSAALRLPLIALISVLVWVWQVEHWLPELYAAILGGYAVIAAVWLVAVLRGPVPRWAGWASTGVDLLVVLALCLVSGGATAALLPVFFLLPISVAFSDRPALSAVIGGVTAVGYLAVWVFYSKRDDDVGLPDMVYIQFGFLVWLALATTALSVVMARRAAGLRALQEVRRQLVSQALHADERHSRDVAEHLHDGPLQTLLAARMQIDEARERRPDPALDAVYTALQDAASGLRSTVTELHPQVLAQLGLTAGVRELLRQFQSRSTVDVIAELDEVGSLPAESLLYRAARELLANVGKHSQASTVWVELRRRGDRVVLTVRDDGRGFDPDTVADSVAAGHIGLGSLLARFEAMGGSLAITSDLDSGTEVTATSPPAG; encoded by the coding sequence TTGAGGGTGTCCGGTCTGCTGCGGTACCTGACCGAGGAGCCGGTGCGCGTCTCGGCGGCGCTGCGGTTGCCGCTGATCGCGCTGATCAGTGTGCTGGTCTGGGTCTGGCAGGTCGAGCACTGGCTGCCCGAGCTGTATGCCGCCATCCTCGGCGGTTACGCGGTGATCGCGGCGGTGTGGCTGGTCGCCGTGCTGCGCGGACCCGTGCCGCGGTGGGCCGGCTGGGCCTCGACCGGAGTGGACCTGCTCGTGGTCCTGGCGCTGTGTCTGGTCTCCGGTGGGGCCACCGCTGCGCTGCTGCCGGTGTTCTTCCTGTTGCCGATCTCGGTGGCGTTCTCCGATCGCCCCGCGCTGAGCGCCGTCATCGGCGGTGTCACCGCAGTCGGCTACCTGGCGGTGTGGGTGTTCTACTCCAAGCGCGACGACGATGTCGGATTGCCCGACATGGTCTACATCCAGTTCGGGTTCCTGGTGTGGCTGGCGCTGGCCACCACGGCGTTGAGCGTCGTGATGGCGCGGCGCGCCGCTGGTCTGCGCGCGCTGCAGGAGGTGCGCCGGCAGTTGGTCTCGCAGGCCCTGCACGCCGACGAGCGCCACAGCCGCGACGTTGCCGAGCACCTGCACGACGGGCCGCTGCAGACACTGCTTGCGGCCCGGATGCAGATCGACGAGGCCCGGGAACGCCGCCCCGATCCGGCGCTGGACGCGGTGTACACCGCACTGCAGGATGCCGCGTCCGGACTGCGCTCGACGGTCACCGAGCTGCACCCGCAGGTGCTCGCTCAGCTGGGGCTGACCGCCGGGGTGCGAGAGTTGTTGCGCCAGTTCCAGTCCCGTAGCACCGTCGACGTGATCGCCGAACTCGACGAGGTCGGCAGCCTACCGGCCGAGTCGCTGCTCTACCGTGCGGCGCGGGAACTGCTGGCCAACGTCGGCAAGCACTCCCAGGCCTCGACGGTGTGGGTCGAGCTGCGTCGCCGCGGCGACCGGGTGGTGCTGACGGTGCGTGACGACGGACGCGGATTCGACCCGGACACCGTCGCAGACTCCGTCGCCGCCGGCCACATCGGGCTCGGATCGCTGCTGGCGCGCTTCGAGGCGATGGGCGGGAGCCTGGCGATCACCTCCGACTTGGACAGCGGAACCGAGGTGACGGCCACCTCGCCGCCGGCCGGCTGA
- the pntB gene encoding Re/Si-specific NAD(P)(+) transhydrogenase subunit beta: MFTLETAATAAYVVAALLFILALAGLSKHETARSGITFGIVGMTVALIATITLAIARHIEPLGLALLIVAMTIGAAIGLWRARLVEMTGMPELIALLHSFVGLAAVVVGWNGYLHIEADPGGADAALLAAEGMLGIHSGEVVVGVFIGAVTFTGSIVANLKLSARINSAPMMLPGKNILNVGALVVFFALSVWFVIEPQLWVLAVVTVLALLLGWHLVASIGGGDMPVVVSMLNSYSGWAAAAAGFLLGNDLLIVTGALVGSSGAYLSYIMCKAMNRSFISVIAGGFGIEAGPSDDKDYGEHREITAEGVAELLATASSVIIAPGYGMAVAQAQYGVADLTRKLRERGVQVRFGIHPVAGRLPGHMNVLLAEAKVPYDIVLELDEINDDFDGTSVVLVIGANDTVNPAASEDPGSPIAGMPVLTVWNADNVIVFKRSMASGYAGVQNPLFFRENTQMLFGDAKDRVDAINAALTVPEHA; the protein is encoded by the coding sequence ATGTTCACTTTGGAAACTGCGGCCACCGCAGCCTATGTCGTGGCCGCGCTGCTGTTCATCCTGGCGCTGGCCGGGCTGTCCAAACACGAAACCGCCCGCTCGGGAATCACCTTCGGGATCGTCGGGATGACCGTGGCCTTGATCGCGACCATCACCTTGGCGATCGCCCGCCACATCGAGCCGCTGGGTCTGGCGTTGTTGATCGTCGCGATGACCATCGGCGCCGCGATCGGCCTGTGGCGCGCGCGTCTGGTCGAGATGACCGGCATGCCCGAATTGATCGCGCTGCTGCACTCGTTCGTCGGCCTGGCCGCGGTGGTCGTCGGCTGGAACGGCTACCTGCACATCGAAGCCGATCCCGGTGGCGCCGACGCCGCCCTCCTCGCCGCTGAGGGGATGCTGGGCATCCACTCCGGTGAGGTCGTGGTCGGCGTCTTCATCGGCGCGGTGACGTTCACCGGGTCGATCGTGGCCAACCTCAAACTGTCGGCGCGGATCAATTCGGCGCCGATGATGTTGCCCGGCAAGAACATTCTCAATGTCGGCGCGTTGGTGGTGTTCTTTGCGCTCAGTGTCTGGTTCGTGATCGAACCGCAGTTGTGGGTACTGGCGGTGGTGACGGTGCTGGCGCTGCTGCTCGGGTGGCACCTGGTGGCCTCGATCGGCGGCGGCGACATGCCCGTGGTGGTGTCGATGCTCAACAGCTACTCCGGGTGGGCCGCGGCTGCGGCCGGCTTCCTGCTCGGCAACGACCTGCTGATCGTCACCGGGGCGCTGGTGGGATCCTCCGGTGCCTACCTGTCCTACATCATGTGCAAGGCGATGAACCGCTCGTTCATCTCGGTGATCGCCGGTGGCTTCGGCATCGAGGCCGGTCCGTCCGACGACAAGGACTACGGCGAGCACCGCGAGATCACCGCCGAGGGGGTGGCCGAACTGCTGGCCACCGCCAGCTCGGTGATCATCGCCCCCGGGTACGGCATGGCCGTCGCCCAGGCCCAGTACGGCGTCGCCGACCTGACCCGCAAGCTGCGCGAACGCGGCGTACAGGTGCGCTTCGGTATCCACCCGGTGGCGGGCCGACTACCCGGGCACATGAATGTGCTGCTGGCCGAGGCGAAGGTGCCCTACGACATCGTGCTGGAGCTCGACGAGATCAACGACGATTTCGACGGCACATCGGTGGTGCTGGTCATCGGCGCCAACGACACCGTCAACCCCGCGGCGTCGGAGGATCCGGGCAGCCCGATCGCCGGCATGCCGGTGCTGACGGTGTGGAACGCCGACAACGTCATCGTGTTCAAGCGATCCATGGCCTCGGGCTATGCCGGCGTGCAGAACCCGCTGTTCTTCCGGGAGAACACCCAGATGCTCTTCGGCGACGCCAAAGACCGGGTCGACGCGATCAACGCCGCGCTGACGGTGCCCGAACACGCGTAG